One stretch of Candidatus Hydrogenedentota bacterium DNA includes these proteins:
- the dusB gene encoding tRNA dihydrouridine synthase DusB, whose amino-acid sequence MQIGHIQLLKPLALAPMEDVTDIPFRLVCKRLGADLLYTEFTSSEALIRDARKALAKIRVVDEERPVAVQIFGGVETSMEGAAQIAERANPDFIDINCGCWVKKVALREAGAGLLRDLGKFEAIVKSVIAGTKLPVTVKTRLGWDEKSIVILDVARMVEQTGAQALAVHCRTRDQGHRGNADWSWLEKIKGVVSIPIIGNGDVETPEDVKRMFETGCDGVMIGRGAIQNPWIFQQAKYFMQTGDTMPEPSIGERIETCLGHLRLVVQERGEHRGVVEFRKHYAGYLKGQRNAAKVRAELMHFHEYAPVEARLLAFADACTSEAAA is encoded by the coding sequence ATGCAGATCGGCCACATTCAACTGTTAAAACCCCTCGCGCTCGCGCCCATGGAGGACGTGACGGACATCCCGTTTCGCCTCGTGTGCAAGCGGCTCGGCGCGGACCTGCTGTACACCGAATTCACCAGCAGCGAGGCGCTGATCCGCGACGCGCGCAAGGCCCTCGCGAAGATACGCGTCGTCGACGAAGAGCGCCCCGTCGCGGTGCAGATTTTCGGCGGCGTCGAAACGTCCATGGAAGGCGCCGCGCAGATCGCCGAACGCGCCAACCCCGACTTCATCGACATCAACTGCGGCTGCTGGGTGAAGAAGGTCGCCCTGCGCGAGGCGGGCGCGGGACTGCTGCGCGACCTCGGCAAATTCGAGGCGATCGTGAAATCGGTCATCGCGGGCACGAAGCTGCCCGTGACCGTGAAAACGCGGCTCGGCTGGGACGAGAAAAGCATTGTCATCCTCGATGTCGCGCGCATGGTCGAGCAGACCGGCGCGCAGGCGCTCGCCGTACACTGCCGCACGCGCGACCAGGGCCATCGCGGCAACGCGGATTGGTCGTGGCTGGAAAAGATTAAGGGCGTCGTGTCGATTCCCATCATCGGCAACGGCGACGTGGAAACCCCGGAGGACGTAAAACGCATGTTCGAGACCGGCTGCGACGGCGTCATGATTGGCCGCGGCGCAATCCAGAACCCGTGGATTTTCCAGCAGGCCAAATATTTCATGCAGACCGGCGACACCATGCCCGAACCTTCCATCGGCGAACGCATCGAAACCTGCCTTGGCCACCTGCGCCTCGTCGTTCAGGAGCGCGGCGAACACCGCGGCGTCGTCGAATTCCGAAAACACTACGCCGGCTACCTCAAAGGCCAGCGCAACGCCGCCAAGGTGCGGGCGGAACTGATGCACTTCCACGAATACGCACCGGTCGAGGCGCGCCTGCTCGCCTTCGCCGACGCGTGCACGAGCGAGGCCGCCGCATGA
- a CDS encoding uroporphyrinogen decarboxylase, which produces MTMHPSAQSNHLLLRAARGERTERTPIWLMRQAGRTDPEYNKVKEESGLPLHDLFRHPELAARISLLPQRFGVDAIIYFQDILTPLTPMGAEFVFAPGPMLVQGIRDSVDLDRLHTFDVADELPFIAETFRLVRASLDGTLPVLGFAGAPLTLLVFIIEEGSFGSRADKSIVFLRDYPDVARRLLDKLTEMTIDYLKLQIGAGADAVQVFESAANMLTPAQYEAWALPYQQRIFDALKGAAPTIVFARDWADAGQLARSGADILSLSEKLRIADVRATLGAEQVVQGNLDNRILVNGTEDQIAEAARACVAEGGHRGHIFNLSHGLLRETPFENVMHLIEVVKACRADS; this is translated from the coding sequence GTGACCATGCACCCATCCGCACAGAGCAATCATTTGCTGCTTCGCGCCGCCCGCGGCGAGCGCACGGAGCGAACGCCGATTTGGCTGATGCGCCAGGCGGGACGCACCGACCCGGAGTACAACAAGGTCAAAGAAGAATCGGGCCTGCCGTTGCACGATCTGTTCCGTCACCCGGAACTGGCCGCGCGGATTTCGTTGCTGCCCCAGCGGTTCGGCGTGGACGCGATCATCTACTTCCAGGACATCCTCACGCCGCTCACGCCGATGGGCGCGGAGTTCGTGTTCGCACCGGGGCCGATGTTGGTCCAGGGAATTCGCGACTCGGTCGATTTGGACCGGCTGCACACGTTTGACGTGGCGGACGAGTTGCCGTTCATCGCGGAAACGTTTCGCCTTGTGCGCGCGTCGTTGGACGGCACATTGCCGGTGCTCGGCTTCGCGGGCGCGCCGTTGACGTTGCTCGTATTCATCATCGAGGAAGGAAGCTTTGGGTCGCGCGCGGACAAATCCATCGTGTTCCTGCGCGATTACCCCGACGTTGCGCGGCGGTTGCTCGACAAGCTGACCGAGATGACGATCGATTATTTGAAGCTGCAGATAGGCGCCGGGGCGGACGCAGTGCAGGTGTTCGAGTCCGCGGCAAACATGCTGACGCCCGCGCAGTACGAAGCCTGGGCGTTGCCGTATCAGCAGCGCATATTCGACGCGTTAAAGGGTGCCGCGCCGACCATCGTGTTCGCGCGCGATTGGGCGGACGCGGGCCAATTGGCGCGTTCGGGCGCGGACATCCTGAGTCTCAGCGAAAAACTGCGCATCGCCGACGTGCGCGCGACGTTAGGCGCTGAGCAGGTCGTGCAGGGAAACCTGGACAATCGCATTCTTGTGAACGGCACAGAGGATCAAATTGCCGAAGCCGCGCGCGCATGCGTCGCCGAAGGCGGGCACCGAGGTCACATTTTTAATCTGAGTCATGGGCTATTGCGGGAAACGCCGTTCGAGAACGTGATGCATCTCATAGAAGTTGTTAAGGCGTGCCGCGCGGATTCGTAG
- a CDS encoding glycosyltransferase family 39 protein produces the protein MFSAMFRSFTAQRPGPVVLVCLAAITLTGAAMRLYGLSNQSLWFDEVCSWHTATQPTLAGVWSGDIAWNMYPPLYGFVLRAAAVLFGTAEWALRLPSALAGIAAIPLIYLAAARVYGDIEGLLSSGFAAFLMFPLYFAQEARPYALLLCSVLAAVLAWTYVYPAWREGRRAPRAALTVYFAASVCAAYLHYFGLLFVALHGMTTFALLARNRFGLVRATGFYAATALAFAPWLPYMAWHLTHQSEGPQNPPPDANIAVSLWQYVESLFNHGQTGQPFAPLVTAVAFLLMVLALMHDLVTPKGNKDGDTPRAQRPRAAVLLAWLLLPFLIAYVKSAVSASVFTHRNLIISLPIVYMLVARGLARSPFPRPVVAGMCAVILLACCARTLASGYYTAPHKDQLREAVAVVKANETNYPDAALVVYSHLPFVFDYYLQRFGSTLRPERVAGKAEHIDAMRAFVRDRKPAALWYLCTNANPEDAFVDYLNAEFTVVGLHRFLRADAMLLVPK, from the coding sequence ATGTTTTCGGCGATGTTTCGCTCTTTCACCGCACAACGGCCGGGTCCAGTCGTCCTGGTCTGCCTGGCCGCCATTACGCTGACCGGCGCGGCGATGCGCCTGTACGGCCTGTCGAACCAGTCGCTCTGGTTCGACGAGGTGTGCAGTTGGCACACCGCCACGCAGCCGACCCTCGCGGGCGTTTGGAGCGGCGACATCGCGTGGAACATGTACCCGCCGCTGTACGGATTCGTACTGCGCGCCGCCGCCGTCCTCTTCGGCACAGCCGAGTGGGCGTTGCGCCTTCCGTCCGCGCTGGCGGGGATCGCGGCGATTCCGCTCATCTATCTCGCCGCCGCGCGCGTGTATGGCGACATCGAAGGACTGTTGTCGTCGGGTTTCGCCGCGTTCCTCATGTTTCCGCTCTACTTCGCGCAGGAAGCGCGGCCGTATGCGCTGCTGCTGTGCAGCGTCCTCGCCGCTGTCCTCGCGTGGACCTACGTCTATCCCGCGTGGCGCGAGGGCCGGCGAGCGCCACGCGCCGCATTGACGGTCTATTTCGCCGCATCGGTCTGCGCCGCGTACTTGCACTACTTCGGGCTCCTGTTCGTGGCGCTCCACGGCATGACGACATTCGCGCTCCTCGCGCGCAACCGCTTCGGCCTCGTCCGCGCGACCGGGTTCTACGCGGCGACGGCGCTCGCGTTCGCACCGTGGCTGCCGTACATGGCGTGGCACCTCACGCACCAAAGCGAAGGGCCGCAGAACCCGCCGCCCGATGCAAACATCGCCGTCTCGTTGTGGCAGTACGTTGAATCGCTGTTTAACCACGGACAAACCGGCCAGCCATTCGCGCCGCTGGTGACCGCCGTCGCGTTTCTACTGATGGTCCTCGCGCTCATGCACGACCTCGTCACGCCGAAAGGAAACAAGGACGGCGATACGCCGCGCGCGCAACGCCCCCGCGCCGCCGTGCTGCTCGCGTGGCTGCTGCTCCCCTTCCTGATCGCGTATGTGAAATCCGCCGTCTCTGCGTCCGTGTTCACGCACCGCAACCTCATCATCTCCCTGCCGATTGTCTACATGCTCGTCGCGCGCGGACTCGCGCGGTCCCCGTTTCCGCGGCCCGTCGTTGCCGGTATGTGCGCCGTCATTCTCCTCGCGTGTTGCGCGCGGACCCTCGCGTCCGGCTACTACACCGCGCCGCACAAAGACCAGCTCCGCGAGGCCGTCGCCGTCGTAAAGGCGAACGAAACGAACTATCCCGACGCGGCGCTCGTTGTGTACTCGCACCTGCCCTTCGTGTTCGACTACTACCTCCAACGCTTCGGGTCAACGCTCCGCCCCGAACGCGTCGCCGGCAAAGCCGAACACATCGACGCGATGCGCGCCTTCGTCCGTGACCGCAAACCCGCCGCCCTCTGGTACCTCTGCACCAACGCCAATCCCGAAGACGCCTTCGTCGACTACCTCAACGCCGAATTCACCGTCGTCGGACTCCACCGCTTCCTCCGCGCCGACGCCATGCTGCTCGTGCCCAAATAG
- the araD gene encoding L-ribulose-5-phosphate 4-epimerase AraD, with product MADLKKSVCDANLDLVFHGLVKLTFGNASAIDREAGRVVIKPSGLAYEKMKPRDMVVVNLAGEVVEGGLKPSVDLPTHLALYEAFPSIGGIAHSHSHYATCWAQACRPIPCLGTTHADYFYGEIPVTEPLSKDDVGEDYERAIGASIVRAFADRDALECPGVLVANHAPFAWGETVGKAVENARVLEEIAHLALHTLALNPSQTDIAAHLLDKHFFRKHGDTAYYGQESY from the coding sequence ATCGCCGATCTCAAAAAGTCTGTCTGCGACGCAAACCTTGACCTCGTGTTTCACGGCCTCGTCAAGCTCACCTTCGGCAACGCCAGCGCCATCGACCGCGAAGCCGGGCGCGTCGTCATCAAGCCGAGCGGCCTCGCGTACGAAAAAATGAAGCCGCGCGACATGGTCGTCGTGAACCTTGCCGGCGAGGTCGTCGAAGGCGGCCTCAAGCCCTCCGTCGATCTACCCACGCACCTCGCGCTCTACGAAGCCTTTCCATCCATCGGCGGCATCGCGCACTCGCACTCGCACTACGCAACCTGCTGGGCGCAGGCGTGCCGGCCCATTCCCTGCCTCGGCACCACGCACGCGGATTACTTCTACGGCGAAATCCCCGTAACGGAACCGCTATCGAAGGACGACGTGGGGGAGGACTACGAGCGCGCGATTGGCGCGTCCATCGTGCGCGCCTTCGCGGACCGCGACGCCCTCGAATGCCCCGGCGTGCTCGTCGCCAACCACGCGCCCTTCGCCTGGGGCGAAACCGTCGGCAAGGCAGTCGAGAATGCGCGCGTCCTCGAAGAAATCGCGCACCTCGCGCTGCACACGCTCGCGCTCAACCCGTCCCAAACGGACATCGCCGCGCATCTCCTCGACAAACACTTCTTCCGCAAACACGGCGACACCGCCTACTACGGGCAAGAAAGCTATTGA
- a CDS encoding entericidin A/B family lipoprotein produces the protein MLRHWISVLVLAALTFVAAQGCNTVRGVGKDVEAGGKAIQRSTDK, from the coding sequence ATGTTGCGCCATTGGATTTCGGTGTTGGTGTTGGCCGCGTTGACGTTCGTAGCCGCGCAAGGCTGCAATACGGTACGGGGCGTCGGCAAAGACGTCGAGGCCGGCGGCAAGGCGATCCAACGCAGCACGGACAAGTAG
- a CDS encoding peptidylprolyl isomerase translates to MFIRNAAAAWVLVFMTLTGAAIAVAAEEEADANGGAQAPVAKIGDKEVITREDFDRAIALFEQGRMAMMRQQGQPGLNANDVRLKHDDKLKLLDTLVDNRIAVMLAREAGAKVSDDAVKAEVEKKKTSLPSGTDYEKFLEDRGLTEEKIFERTKDMLEMRAFEEEKTKHVSVTDEELKAQFEKLKERGIMDDFDVQHVLIKAPRGNQAAVDEAKKKIDAVYERLKKGEDFTAVAKEVSEDEGSKANGGEYKGVRRGQMVPEFDQRMAKATVGEVSEPFTSQYGWHVLKVNRHGAGELTPEISERMKEQMLMAKRKLEMRKLIQEKRSTLDITISLPAEAPDNAPAAPDAGKPLESLIDAAS, encoded by the coding sequence ATGTTCATCCGTAACGCCGCTGCGGCGTGGGTCCTTGTTTTTATGACGCTCACGGGCGCTGCAATCGCCGTTGCCGCCGAGGAGGAAGCCGACGCGAACGGCGGAGCGCAGGCGCCGGTCGCCAAGATTGGCGATAAAGAAGTCATCACGAGAGAAGACTTCGACCGGGCGATCGCCCTGTTCGAACAGGGGCGGATGGCGATGATGCGGCAGCAGGGTCAGCCGGGTCTCAACGCCAATGACGTGCGGTTGAAACACGACGACAAACTGAAGCTGCTCGATACGCTCGTGGACAATCGCATCGCCGTGATGCTGGCGCGCGAAGCCGGGGCGAAGGTTTCCGACGACGCCGTGAAAGCGGAAGTCGAGAAGAAGAAGACAAGCCTGCCGAGCGGCACCGACTACGAAAAGTTTCTGGAGGACCGCGGTCTGACAGAAGAGAAGATTTTCGAGCGCACGAAAGACATGCTCGAGATGCGGGCCTTCGAGGAAGAGAAGACGAAACACGTATCGGTTACGGATGAGGAATTGAAGGCCCAGTTCGAGAAACTGAAAGAACGCGGCATTATGGACGATTTCGACGTCCAACACGTTTTGATCAAGGCGCCCCGCGGCAATCAGGCTGCCGTGGACGAGGCGAAGAAGAAGATTGACGCCGTCTACGAACGATTAAAGAAGGGCGAGGATTTCACCGCCGTCGCCAAGGAAGTGTCGGAGGACGAAGGTTCGAAAGCGAACGGCGGCGAGTACAAGGGCGTCCGTCGCGGTCAGATGGTGCCGGAATTCGACCAGCGCATGGCGAAGGCAACCGTGGGCGAAGTGAGCGAGCCGTTTACATCGCAGTACGGCTGGCATGTATTGAAAGTGAACCGGCACGGCGCGGGAGAATTGACGCCGGAGATCAGCGAGCGAATGAAAGAGCAGATGCTCATGGCGAAGCGCAAACTCGAAATGCGCAAGCTCATTCAGGAAAAGCGCAGCACACTCGACATTACCATCAGCCTTCCCGCCGAGGCGCCCGATAACGCGCCCGCTGCGCCGGACGCGGGAAAGCCCTTGGAATCGCTGATTGATGCCGCAAGCTAG
- a CDS encoding Gfo/Idh/MocA family oxidoreductase codes for MPQASRATTSKESIGRTLKVGLVGAGMFGGDVHMRTFSQLQQNGLLPWLGRLGLDNMARAIGDVDVQFVGLATRTEQSGKAKLAEYGKLGMDFRTYHGDEPWAPLLNDFPDLDVLAVATPDHLHAAPILAALERGVHVISEKPLTLDANEADAIIEASRKSGCLVGVDMHKRYDPDHLRIRDDLSKRIGTPLYGRAVLEEPLDISTKVFRKWAEQSDPFSYVGCHWTDLYIAYFKVKPVSLYAVGQKVKLRNEYGMDAYDAVQVKVLFSNCMSIDFVNSWIIPNEFEGPVNQENQLFGTHGAIESDSQYRGLRYTEGGVGMQTRNTHFTRDVKREDGSLAYVGYGVDSLVVCLEKVAEMKYLGKSLADIKGTYPDADEGRLSVLIVHAAREVCRRNYEYTQQGKGAPVTACFGEDGITVYDPFKGPAKIYSLAV; via the coding sequence ATGCCGCAAGCTAGCCGCGCGACAACATCGAAGGAATCGATCGGCCGTACTCTGAAAGTCGGCCTCGTCGGCGCGGGGATGTTCGGCGGGGACGTCCACATGCGGACGTTTTCGCAATTGCAGCAGAACGGTTTGTTGCCATGGCTCGGACGGCTGGGGCTGGACAACATGGCCCGCGCGATCGGGGACGTGGATGTCCAATTTGTCGGACTTGCCACGCGCACGGAGCAGTCGGGCAAAGCCAAGCTGGCGGAATACGGCAAGCTTGGCATGGATTTCAGGACGTACCACGGCGACGAACCGTGGGCGCCGCTGCTCAACGATTTTCCCGACCTTGATGTGCTTGCCGTCGCGACGCCGGACCATCTGCACGCTGCGCCGATTCTTGCCGCGCTCGAGCGCGGCGTTCACGTCATCTCCGAGAAGCCGCTCACTCTCGACGCAAACGAGGCTGACGCAATCATCGAAGCGTCACGCAAATCGGGCTGCCTGGTTGGCGTCGATATGCATAAACGATACGACCCGGACCATCTGCGAATTCGCGACGACCTCTCGAAGCGGATCGGCACGCCGTTGTATGGGCGCGCCGTGCTCGAAGAGCCGCTCGATATCTCGACGAAGGTCTTCCGCAAGTGGGCCGAACAAAGCGACCCGTTCAGCTATGTTGGGTGCCACTGGACCGATCTGTATATCGCGTATTTCAAGGTGAAGCCGGTGAGCCTCTACGCCGTCGGCCAGAAGGTGAAACTCCGCAACGAGTACGGCATGGACGCGTACGACGCGGTGCAGGTGAAGGTGCTGTTCAGCAACTGTATGAGCATCGATTTCGTGAATTCGTGGATCATCCCGAACGAATTCGAGGGGCCGGTCAATCAGGAGAACCAACTCTTCGGAACGCACGGGGCAATCGAATCCGATTCACAGTATCGCGGGCTGCGGTATACCGAGGGCGGCGTGGGCATGCAGACGCGCAACACACATTTCACGCGCGACGTGAAACGCGAAGACGGTTCGCTCGCGTACGTGGGTTACGGTGTAGACAGCCTGGTTGTGTGCCTGGAAAAAGTCGCGGAGATGAAGTACCTCGGGAAATCGCTCGCGGACATCAAAGGCACCTATCCCGACGCGGATGAGGGGCGGCTGTCCGTCCTCATCGTGCATGCCGCGCGCGAAGTGTGCCGCCGTAACTACGAGTACACGCAGCAAGGCAAAGGCGCGCCGGTAACGGCATGCTTCGGCGAGGATGGTATTACCGTCTATGATCCGTTCAAAGGCCCAGCGAAAATCTATAGCCTCGCTGTTTGA
- a CDS encoding mercuric reductase → MSRRPVEIPPMDAHNARLVQNVHPPDWTNPTPSGRYNLVVIGAGTAGLVCAAGAAGLGAKVALIERHLMGGDCLVTGCVPSKTLLHAARVAADLRKARGTEVAFTGDVNVDFTEVMTRVRAVRGAISQHDSAERFRKLGVDVFLGHAKFDSANTLDVEGTKLQFHRAVIASGARASVPRIPGLAECGYLTNETVFNLTHLPPRMLVIGGGPIGCELAQAFQRLGSAVTLVEAGPQILPREDADAATIVEDALRRDGVRIVYEATVERIEKGDAGSIAQVTGAAAQRAVESDAVLVCTGRVPNVEELGLDAAGVEFDPRSGVVVNDHLRTTNPRIFAAGDVCMQHKFTHAADAAARIVIQNALFGFLPKKRASALTIPWCTYTDPEVAHVGLNERDAQRRNIDIDTIRVEMKQIDRAITDDETAGLLKVHLARGSDRIAGATLVARGAGDIISELTVAMTNNIGLGKLANVIHPYPTRAEIVKRAADQYNRTRITPRVRRILEWILARQRK, encoded by the coding sequence ATGAGTCGACGGCCCGTCGAAATTCCGCCGATGGACGCGCACAATGCGCGTCTCGTACAGAACGTGCATCCGCCGGACTGGACAAACCCAACCCCGTCCGGACGATACAACCTCGTCGTCATCGGAGCGGGCACGGCCGGATTGGTCTGCGCCGCCGGGGCGGCGGGGCTCGGCGCGAAAGTCGCCCTCATCGAGCGGCACCTGATGGGCGGCGACTGCCTGGTCACGGGTTGCGTACCGTCGAAAACCTTGTTGCACGCGGCGCGCGTTGCAGCGGACCTGCGGAAAGCGCGCGGCACAGAGGTCGCGTTTACCGGCGACGTGAACGTCGATTTCACCGAGGTCATGACACGCGTGCGCGCGGTTCGCGGCGCCATCAGCCAGCACGATTCGGCGGAACGGTTCCGCAAACTCGGGGTGGACGTTTTCCTTGGCCACGCGAAGTTCGACTCCGCGAATACATTGGACGTTGAAGGCACGAAGCTTCAGTTCCACCGGGCCGTGATCGCAAGTGGCGCGCGCGCCTCCGTCCCGCGCATTCCCGGACTCGCGGAGTGCGGTTACCTGACCAATGAAACCGTGTTCAACCTGACACACCTTCCGCCGCGCATGCTCGTCATCGGCGGAGGTCCCATAGGCTGCGAACTCGCCCAGGCATTCCAACGGTTGGGGAGCGCGGTTACGCTGGTGGAAGCCGGGCCGCAAATCCTTCCGCGCGAAGACGCAGACGCCGCGACGATCGTCGAGGATGCCCTGCGGCGCGATGGCGTGCGCATTGTGTATGAAGCAACGGTCGAGCGCATCGAGAAGGGTGACGCAGGTTCGATCGCGCAGGTCACCGGCGCGGCGGCGCAACGCGCTGTCGAGTCGGACGCGGTCCTGGTATGCACCGGACGAGTTCCAAACGTCGAGGAACTCGGCCTGGACGCCGCCGGCGTCGAGTTCGATCCGCGAAGCGGCGTCGTTGTGAACGATCACTTGCGCACGACGAACCCGCGTATCTTCGCCGCGGGCGACGTGTGCATGCAGCACAAGTTCACGCACGCGGCGGACGCGGCCGCGCGAATCGTCATCCAGAACGCGCTCTTCGGCTTTCTGCCGAAGAAGCGCGCCAGCGCGCTCACGATTCCATGGTGTACGTACACCGATCCCGAAGTCGCGCACGTAGGTCTCAATGAACGCGATGCCCAGCGACGGAACATCGACATCGATACGATTCGCGTCGAGATGAAGCAGATTGATCGCGCAATCACCGACGACGAAACCGCCGGCTTGCTAAAGGTACATCTCGCTCGCGGCAGCGATCGGATCGCCGGCGCTACATTGGTCGCGCGCGGCGCGGGCGACATCATCTCCGAATTGACCGTCGCCATGACCAACAATATCGGCCTCGGCAAACTGGCCAACGTCATTCATCCGTACCCGACGCGCGCGGAGATCGTGAAACGCGCCGCGGACCAGTACAATCGCACGCGCATCACGCCGCGTGTACGGCGCATACTCGAATGGATTCTCGCGCGCCAACGAAAGTGA
- a CDS encoding TVP38/TMEM64 family protein yields MNARHSATSTRAARGRKRDWIRPLVFVLLVVALAVASRFLPVTDWMNRFLLWVRGIGIWGPIALGAAYIVATVLFVPGFILTLGAGALFGVVIGSITVSISSTLGATAAFLIGRYVARETVAAHIARYPAFNSIDKAVAQDGWKIVGLVRLSPVFPYNLINYAFGLTHVSLRDYVFASAVGMLPATVLYVFIGALLGDAALGGAQRERGTAEWVLYALGLVATIAVSVYIARVARRALKSAIASPDDDDE; encoded by the coding sequence ATGAACGCCCGGCACAGCGCCACATCCACCCGCGCCGCACGCGGTCGGAAGCGCGACTGGATCAGACCTTTGGTCTTCGTCCTGCTCGTCGTTGCGCTGGCCGTAGCGAGCCGCTTCCTTCCCGTTACGGACTGGATGAACCGCTTCCTGCTCTGGGTGCGCGGCATCGGCATCTGGGGCCCCATCGCACTCGGCGCGGCGTATATCGTGGCCACGGTGTTGTTTGTGCCGGGGTTCATCCTGACGCTGGGCGCGGGCGCGCTGTTCGGCGTTGTCATCGGCAGTATCACTGTCTCCATTTCGTCCACACTCGGGGCCACCGCCGCTTTCCTCATAGGCCGTTACGTCGCTCGCGAAACCGTCGCGGCGCACATCGCGCGGTACCCGGCCTTCAATTCTATAGACAAGGCTGTTGCACAGGACGGATGGAAAATCGTCGGATTGGTCCGTCTTTCGCCTGTCTTTCCATACAACCTAATCAACTATGCGTTTGGCCTCACGCACGTCTCGTTGCGCGACTACGTGTTCGCGTCCGCCGTGGGGATGTTGCCCGCCACGGTCCTCTACGTGTTCATCGGCGCGTTGTTGGGCGACGCCGCGTTGGGTGGCGCTCAACGGGAGCGCGGCACGGCAGAGTGGGTCCTTTACGCGCTAGGACTCGTGGCCACCATAGCGGTTTCGGTTTACATCGCGCGCGTTGCGCGACGGGCGCTGAAGAGCGCCATCGCTTCGCCCGACGACGACGACGAATGA
- a CDS encoding Gfo/Idh/MocA family oxidoreductase: MSKVGFGIIGCGVIAPIHADAISRIPDAKLIAVSDVVEKNVKTMSEQYNAAPYSDYKEMIKRDDVHAVSLCVPSGMRLEIAEACAAAGKHILAEKPLEVNSDRIRKLIAAVDAAGVKLSCIFQYRYADGPMHIRRALDEGRFGKLVLGDAYIKWYRSQEYYDSGKWRGTRNLDGGGCLMNQGIHQIDMLLWFMGNAKSVTAQTALVGHTGIEVEDLACAMIQFENGAMGVIEGSTAIWPGHPARVEVHGTEGSAVIEDGELAMWKFREERPEDATILAGIDKGATLGSGASDPIKSLKSEGHRRQIADFVESLVSGRPPKIDGREGRKAVELIEAVYRSAETGKPVAM, translated from the coding sequence ATGTCGAAGGTCGGATTCGGGATCATTGGTTGCGGCGTGATTGCGCCGATACACGCGGACGCGATCAGCCGCATACCGGACGCCAAGTTGATTGCCGTTTCGGACGTCGTCGAGAAGAACGTGAAGACGATGTCCGAACAGTACAACGCGGCGCCCTATTCCGACTACAAGGAAATGATCAAGCGGGACGACGTGCACGCGGTCAGTCTGTGCGTGCCGAGCGGCATGCGGCTCGAAATAGCCGAGGCGTGCGCGGCGGCCGGAAAGCACATCCTCGCGGAGAAGCCGCTCGAGGTGAACAGCGACCGGATACGGAAATTGATCGCGGCGGTGGACGCCGCGGGCGTGAAGCTGTCGTGCATCTTTCAGTACCGATACGCCGATGGGCCCATGCACATTCGCAGGGCGCTCGACGAAGGGCGTTTCGGAAAGCTGGTCCTCGGCGACGCGTACATCAAGTGGTACCGGTCCCAGGAATATTACGACAGCGGCAAGTGGCGCGGCACGCGCAATCTTGACGGCGGCGGCTGCCTGATGAACCAGGGCATTCACCAAATCGACATGCTGCTGTGGTTCATGGGCAACGCGAAGTCCGTGACGGCGCAGACGGCGCTGGTCGGCCACACCGGGATCGAAGTCGAAGACCTCGCGTGCGCAATGATTCAATTTGAGAACGGCGCGATGGGCGTTATCGAGGGCAGTACCGCGATCTGGCCCGGGCACCCGGCGCGGGTCGAGGTGCATGGCACGGAAGGCAGCGCCGTGATCGAGGACGGCGAACTGGCGATGTGGAAGTTTCGCGAGGAACGTCCGGAAGACGCGACGATTCTTGCCGGTATCGACAAGGGAGCGACACTCGGGTCCGGCGCAAGCGATCCGATCAAGAGCCTGAAGAGCGAGGGCCACCGGCGGCAAATCGCCGATTTCGTCGAATCGCTGGTCTCCGGGCGGCCCCCGAAAATCGACGGGCGCGAAGGGCGCAAGGCCGTCGAGCTAATTGAGGCGGTCTATCGCAGCGCGGAGACCGGAAAGCCCGTCGCCATGTAA